The proteins below are encoded in one region of Hordeum vulgare subsp. vulgare chromosome 3H, MorexV3_pseudomolecules_assembly, whole genome shotgun sequence:
- the LOC123445012 gene encoding UDP-N-acetylglucosamine--peptide N-acetylglucosaminyltransferase 110 kDa subunit isoform X1 produces MLEAKPPPPQRAMMLADLNVDPPESDGEDRPPTPKPNPAAAAAAAAVAAAAAAPVVAVDSSTRSCNEEGSLAKNTTAAKEPDTVECEDVEQHCPGASVSREEKVSSLKAALVNVARKMPKNAHAHFMLGLMYQRLGQPQKAIIAYDKSSEILLQDEQEVRRPDLLSSVRIHHAQCILQASMGDSFDEELDTSELSEILVKLKSSVELDPRQAAVWNILGLVLLRGGQLQSAISVFSTLTTVAPDYLDSLANLGVAYIQSGDLELSTKCFQELVLKDQSHPAALMNYGALLLCKYGSLAAGASGAVSAGSYLRQKEALVAAKECLLAAVRSDPKAASVWVNLANAYHMSGEHRNSKRCLEQAAKFEPNHMPARYAIAVHRIRDAVRSQCSDDQLIWAASEMATVLKEGDTSVVDLPVAWAGLAMAHRAQHEIAAAYDGEQAILIEAEERALYTLKQAIQEDPDDAVQWHQLGLYNMCTTQFSRSVNFLKAAIARSPECCYAWSNLGIALQLSNDPSSETVYKRALVLSSSQQSYAILSNIGILYRQHRLYELARKMLSRSLEICPGYAPANNNLGLVFVAEGRWEDAISCFENAVKSDDLLDAAKSNLAKALTLAKKQ; encoded by the exons ATGCTGGAGGCCAAGCCTCCTCCGCCGCAGAGGGCGATGATGCTCGCCGACCTCAACGTCGACCCGCCGGAGAGCGACGGCGAGGATCGCCCACCAACCCCCAAACCcaatcccgccgccgccgccgccgccgccgccgtagcagccgccgccgctgctCCGGTGGTCGCCGTCGACTCCTCCACTAG GAGTTGCAACGAGGAGGGTAGTTTGGCAAAAAACACGACCGCGGCGAAGGAGCCTGATACTGTTGAATGCGAAG ATGTCGAGCAACATTGTCCAGGGGCTTCCGTTTCACGCGAGGAGAAAGTTAGCAGCCTAAAAGCT GCTCTGGTAAATGTCGCCCGGAAGATGCCTAAGAATGCTCATGCCCATTTTATGTTGGGTTTGATGTACCAAAGGCTTGGTCAGCCACAGAAG GCAATAATAGCATATGATAAGTCGTCAGAAATATTGCTACAAGATGAACAAGAAGTGCGGAGGCCTGATTTACTCTCATCAGTGAGGATTCACCATGCTCAG TGTATTTTGCAAGCAAGCATGGGCGATAGTTTTGACGAAGAGCTTGACACTAGTGAATTGAGTGAAATCCTTGTTAAGCTGAAGAGTTCCGTTGAATTGGACCCCAGGCAGGCCGCTGTTTGGAACATTCTTGGTTTAGTTCTTCTTCGGGGTGGTCAACTTCAG AGTGCTATCTCAGTTTTTTCTACTCTCACGACTGTTGCTCCAGATTACCTGGACTCGCTTGCCAATCTTGGTGTTGCATATATTCAAAG TGGGGATCTAGAACTGTCCAcaaaatgctttcaagagctcgtTCTGAAAGATCAAAGTCACCCAGCTGCTCTGATGAACTACGGTGCTCTCCTTCTATGTAAATATGGGTCTTTGGCCGCAG gggcgagtggTGCTGTCAGTGCAGGGTCTTATCTGCGTCAGAAAGAAGCCTTGGTTGCTGCAAAAGAGTGCTTACTTGCAGCTGTGAGGTCTGATCCTAAAGCCGCATCGGTATGGGTCAATCTTGCAAATGCATATCACATGTCTGGTGAACATAGAAATTCAAAGAGGTGTTTGGAGCAG GCAGCAAAATTTGAACCCAATCATATGCCTGCTCGGTATGCTATTGCAGTTCACCGTATCAGAGATGCTGTAAGGTCGCAATGTTCTGATGATCAGCTTATCTGGGCTGCAAGTGAGATGGCAACGGTTCTAAAAGAAGGAGACACTTCAGTAGTTGATCTCCCAGTTGCATGGGCAGGGTTAGCAATGGCTCACAGGGCACAACATGAAATTGCAGCTGCTTATGATGGTGAACAGGCAATTCTAATTGAGGCAGAAGAGCGAGCTCTTTATACACTAAAGCAG GCAATCCAAGAGGACCCAGATGATGCTGTTCAATGGCATCAGCTTGGCTTATACAATATGTGCACGACTCAGTTTAGTCGATCTGTAAATTTTCTCAAAGCTGCTATAGCTCGTTCTCCAGAATGCTGCTATGCTTGGTCTAATCTCG GTATTGCGTTGCAGTTATCGAATGATCCGTCCTCTGAAACTGTGTATAAACGGGCACTAGTGCTATCGTCAAGCCAGCAGTCATACGCAATCCTCTCGAACATTGGGATCCTTTATCGGCAGCACAGGTTGTATGAACTTGCAAGAAAGATGTTATCCAGGTCATTGGAAATTTGTCCCGGATATGCACCAGCCAATAACAACCTGGGGCTTGTGTTTGTCGCGGAGGGCCGTTGGGAGGATGCTATAAGCTGTTTCGAGAATGCCGTGAAGTCTGATGACTTGCTTGATGCTGCCAAATCGAACCTGGCAAAAGCCCTCACATTGGCTAAGAAACAGTAG
- the LOC123445012 gene encoding UDP-N-acetylglucosamine--peptide N-acetylglucosaminyltransferase 110 kDa subunit isoform X2, giving the protein MLEAKPPPPQRAMMLADLNVDPPESDGEDRPPTPKPNPAAAAAAAAVAAAAAAPVVAVDSSTRSCNEEGSLAKNTTAAKEPDTVECEDVEQHCPGASVSREEKVSSLKAALVNVARKMPKNAHAHFMLGLMYQRLGQPQKAIIAYDKSSEILLQDEQEVRRPDLLSSVRIHHAQCILQASMGDSFDEELDTSELSEILVKLKSSVELDPRQAAVWNILGLVLLRGGQLQSAISVFSTLTTVAPDYLDSLANLGVAYIQSGDLELSTKCFQELVLKDQSHPAALMNYGALLLCKYGSLAAAGASGAVSAGSYLRQKEALVAAKECLLAAVRSDPKAASVWVNLANAYHMSGEHRNSKRCLEQAAKFEPNHMPARYAIAVHRIRDAVRSQCSDDQLIWAASEMATVLKEGDTSVVDLPVAWAGLAMAHRAQHEIAAAYDGEQAILIEAEERALYTLKQAIQEDPDDAVQWHQLGLYNMCTTQFSRSVNFLKAAIARSPECCYAWSNLGIALQLSNDPSSETVYKRALVLSSSQQSYAILSNIGILYRQHRLYELARKMLSRSLEICPGYAPANNNLGLVFVAEGRWEDAISCFENAVKSDDLLDAAKSNLAKALTLAKKQ; this is encoded by the exons ATGCTGGAGGCCAAGCCTCCTCCGCCGCAGAGGGCGATGATGCTCGCCGACCTCAACGTCGACCCGCCGGAGAGCGACGGCGAGGATCGCCCACCAACCCCCAAACCcaatcccgccgccgccgccgccgccgccgccgtagcagccgccgccgctgctCCGGTGGTCGCCGTCGACTCCTCCACTAG GAGTTGCAACGAGGAGGGTAGTTTGGCAAAAAACACGACCGCGGCGAAGGAGCCTGATACTGTTGAATGCGAAG ATGTCGAGCAACATTGTCCAGGGGCTTCCGTTTCACGCGAGGAGAAAGTTAGCAGCCTAAAAGCT GCTCTGGTAAATGTCGCCCGGAAGATGCCTAAGAATGCTCATGCCCATTTTATGTTGGGTTTGATGTACCAAAGGCTTGGTCAGCCACAGAAG GCAATAATAGCATATGATAAGTCGTCAGAAATATTGCTACAAGATGAACAAGAAGTGCGGAGGCCTGATTTACTCTCATCAGTGAGGATTCACCATGCTCAG TGTATTTTGCAAGCAAGCATGGGCGATAGTTTTGACGAAGAGCTTGACACTAGTGAATTGAGTGAAATCCTTGTTAAGCTGAAGAGTTCCGTTGAATTGGACCCCAGGCAGGCCGCTGTTTGGAACATTCTTGGTTTAGTTCTTCTTCGGGGTGGTCAACTTCAG AGTGCTATCTCAGTTTTTTCTACTCTCACGACTGTTGCTCCAGATTACCTGGACTCGCTTGCCAATCTTGGTGTTGCATATATTCAAAG TGGGGATCTAGAACTGTCCAcaaaatgctttcaagagctcgtTCTGAAAGATCAAAGTCACCCAGCTGCTCTGATGAACTACGGTGCTCTCCTTCTATGTAAATATGGGTCTTTGGCCGCAG caggggcgagtggTGCTGTCAGTGCAGGGTCTTATCTGCGTCAGAAAGAAGCCTTGGTTGCTGCAAAAGAGTGCTTACTTGCAGCTGTGAGGTCTGATCCTAAAGCCGCATCGGTATGGGTCAATCTTGCAAATGCATATCACATGTCTGGTGAACATAGAAATTCAAAGAGGTGTTTGGAGCAG GCAGCAAAATTTGAACCCAATCATATGCCTGCTCGGTATGCTATTGCAGTTCACCGTATCAGAGATGCTGTAAGGTCGCAATGTTCTGATGATCAGCTTATCTGGGCTGCAAGTGAGATGGCAACGGTTCTAAAAGAAGGAGACACTTCAGTAGTTGATCTCCCAGTTGCATGGGCAGGGTTAGCAATGGCTCACAGGGCACAACATGAAATTGCAGCTGCTTATGATGGTGAACAGGCAATTCTAATTGAGGCAGAAGAGCGAGCTCTTTATACACTAAAGCAG GCAATCCAAGAGGACCCAGATGATGCTGTTCAATGGCATCAGCTTGGCTTATACAATATGTGCACGACTCAGTTTAGTCGATCTGTAAATTTTCTCAAAGCTGCTATAGCTCGTTCTCCAGAATGCTGCTATGCTTGGTCTAATCTCG GTATTGCGTTGCAGTTATCGAATGATCCGTCCTCTGAAACTGTGTATAAACGGGCACTAGTGCTATCGTCAAGCCAGCAGTCATACGCAATCCTCTCGAACATTGGGATCCTTTATCGGCAGCACAGGTTGTATGAACTTGCAAGAAAGATGTTATCCAGGTCATTGGAAATTTGTCCCGGATATGCACCAGCCAATAACAACCTGGGGCTTGTGTTTGTCGCGGAGGGCCGTTGGGAGGATGCTATAAGCTGTTTCGAGAATGCCGTGAAGTCTGATGACTTGCTTGATGCTGCCAAATCGAACCTGGCAAAAGCCCTCACATTGGCTAAGAAACAGTAG
- the LOC123440589 gene encoding protein LOW PHOTOSYNTHETIC EFFICIENCY 1, chloroplastic-like gives MASSLAVFHPAGHLPSPRRPQNPTCPRASLKLLRPPASPPPRRSRGFAAESAAVSGGGGGRRRGGPVDVVAVAAALRDAKTAEDVKLSVEGFLGGGGDDDGEHLPLQVYTSVIRGLGKEKRLDAAFAVVEHLKASGDGSTLNQFVYNCLLGAVKNSGEFGRIQDVLADMEAQGISPNIVTFNTLMSVYVEQGKIEEVLRVYDDIEGRGLVPTAATYSTVMSAYKSAGDGFAALKFFVKLRERHKNGELAGSPADWEQEFVKYEKLAVRVCHMAMRRSLAGSANNPAGAALKVLLAMDEAGVKPDRSYYERLVWACTGEEHYTIAKELYQRIRERDDGEMISLSVCNHLIWLMGRAKKWWAALEIYEDLLEKGPKPNNLSQELIRSHFNVLLNAAKRRGIWRWAVSLLEKMQEKGLEPGSREWNAVLLACSRAAESSAAVDTFKRMIDRGLKPDVVSYGALLSALEKGRLYDEALRVWEHMRKVGVDPNLHAYTILASIYAGKGDHGKADAVLRDMLSAKIEPTVVTFNAIITACWRGGEGGAAFEWFHRMKMHKVEPDEVTYQMLIQALVQDGKPKLAYEMYIRASNQGLKLSSKSYDTVVEACQDYASVIDLSSLGPRPAMRVDPSR, from the coding sequence ATGGCTTCCTCCCTCGCCGTCTTTCACCCCGCCGGCCACCTTCCCTCTCCCCGCCGTCCACAAAACCCAACATGCCCGCGCGCCTCCCTGaagctcctccggccgccggcttcCCCGCCGCCTCGGCGCTCCCGCGGGTTCGCCGCCGAGTCCGCAGCcgtcagcggcggcggcggcggcaggaggaggggagggcccgTCGATGTCGTCGCTGTCGCCGCGGCGCTACGCGACGCGAAGACGGCCGAAGATGTGAAGCTTTCGGTGGAGGGCttcctcggcggcggcggcgacgacgacggcgagcacCTGCCCCTCCAGGTATACACCTCGGTGATTCGGGGGCTTGGGAAGGAGAAGCGCCTCGACGCCGCCTTCGCCGTCGTGGAGCATCTCAAAGCAAGTGGAGACGGCAGCACCCTCAACCAGTTCGTGTACAACTGCCTGCTGGGCGCGGTGAAGAACTCCGGGGAATTCGGGAGGATTCAGGATGTCCTCGCGGACATGGAAGCGCAGGGTATCTCCCCAAACATAGTGACCTTCAACACCCTGATGTCCGTCTACGTCGAGCAAGGCAAGATCGAGGAGGTCTTGAGGGTGTACGACGACATCGAGGGCCGCGGGCTGGTGCCGACCGCCGCGACGTACTCGACGGTCATGTCGGCCTACAAGAGCGCCGGGGACGGGTTCGCCGCGCTCAAGTTCTTCGTCAAGCTCAGGGAGAGGCACAAGAATGGCGAGCTCGCGGGGAGCCCCGCGGACTGGGAGCAAGAATTTGTCAAGTATGAGAAGCTGGCCGTCCGCGTGTGTCACATGGCGATGCGGCGGTCGCTTGCTGGAAGTGCAAACAACCCAGCCGGTGCGGCATTGAAGGTCCTTCTCGCCATGGACGAAGCAGGGGTGAAGCCggacaggagctactacgagcgcctcGTCTGGGCCTGCACGGGAGAGGAGCACTACACCATTGCCAAGGAGCTGTACCAGAGGATCCGCGAGCGCGACGATGGGGAGATGATAAGCTTGTCAGTGTGCAACCATCTGATCTGGCTCATGGGCAGGGCCAAGAAGTGGTGGGCGGCTCTGGAGATCTACGAGGATCTGCTGGAGAAAGGCCCGAAGCCGAACAATTTGTCACAGGAGCTCATACGGTCACATTTCAACGTGCTGCTCAACGCTGCCAAGAGGAGGGGCATCTGGAGGTGGGCTGTGAGTCTGCTCGAGAAGATGCAGGAGAAGGGCCTGGAGCCGGGAAGCCGAGAGTGGAACGCCGTGCTCCTCGCCTGCTCCAGAGCGGCGGAATCGTCCGCCGCAGTGGACACGTTCAAGAGGATGATAGACCGGGGGCTGAAGCCAGACGTGGTCTCCTATGGAGCATTGCTCAGCGCACTTGAGAAGGGCAGGCTCTACGACGAGGCGCTGAGGGTCTGGGAGCACATGCGCAAGGTCGGCGTCGATCCGAACCTGCACGCGTACACGATCCTGGCGTCGATTTACGCCGGCAAGGGCGACCATGGTAAGGCAGACGCTGTGCTTCGGGACATGCTGTCCGCGAAGATAGAGCCGACCGTCGTGACCTTCAACGCGATCATCACCGCCTGTTGGAGgggcggcgagggcggcgcgGCGTTCGAGTGGTTCCACAGGATGAAAATGCACAAGGTTGAGCCGGATGAGGTGACATATCAGATGTTGATCCAGGCTCTGGTGCAAGACGGTAAACCGAAGCTTGCCTATGAGATGTACATCAGAGCCTCCAACCAAGGGCTCAAGCTCTCTTCAAAATCGTATGACACCGTCGTGGAGGCATGCCAAGATTATGCTTCTGTTATTGATCTCAGTAGCCTGGGTCCTCGCCCTGCAATGAGAGTGGATCCATCGAGATAA